A stretch of DNA from Candidatus Saccharimonadales bacterium:
AATAATACCGAAGCGATCACGCAGAGGCGCGGCCAGATTGCCGGTTCGTGTTGTGGCGCCTATGACGGTAAAGCGAGGCAGGTCGAGACGCAGGCTACGAGCTGTCGGCCCCTTGCCAAGCATGATATCCAGCTTGAAATCTTCCATGGCCGAATAGAGGACCTCTTCGACCGTTCGGTTGAGGCGATGGATCTCATCAATAAAGAGAACATCCCCATCCTGAAGGTTGGTTAGTAGACTAGCCAGGTCACCTGCTCGCTCAACGGCCGGGCCCGAGGTAATCCGAATAGTTGTGCCCATTTCATTCGCGATGACTGTGGCCATCGTCGTCTTGCCGAGTCCCGGTGGACCGTGAAGCAGAACGTGATCAATTGGCTCGCTACGCTTCTTGGCGGCCGCAATGGCTAGACGAAGCGTGGTTTTGAGACGTTCCTGACCGATGTAGTTATCAAAGTCTTGAGGTCTGAGCTGGGGTTCAAGCTCACTTTCATCGTCCTCAAGTGTGGTATCGAGGATCCGATCAACTGACATTAGCCAATACCTTTCTGCAAAGCGTGTTTGACTTTAGCCTGCACGCCAAGACTCGGATCAACATCCTTAAGGGCTTCATTTGCCTGTTGAAGGCTATAGCCGAGAGCCAGCAGAGCTTCGAGCGCATCATCCTGTTGACCGGAGTGGGATGAGACAGATGCCGTCGGTACGCCAACCTTGTCTTTGAGGTCTACCGTAATCCTTTCGGCCAGCCGTTTGCCTACCCCACTAGCCCGTTGGACGTAAGGACTGTCGGCTGTTGCCAGGGCACTTCGCAACATCTCAACGTCACCAAGACTGAGAACCGCTAGGGCCATTCTCGGTCCGACGCCTGAGACGCTGATCAATAGCTCGAAAAGGCGTTTAGCTGCCAATGAGGAGAAACCGAAGAGATCATGACTATTCTCCCGTAGGTAGTCGTATGTATGAAGCTTGATCTCTTTGCCAAGCTGGGCCAACTCAAAATCGCCTGTGGCAACCTGGATCTCATAACCAATCCCTCCGACGTCGATGATGACGGCGTCGCTCGTCTTTTCGACGACCTCCCCTGATACGTGTGCAATCATAGCTATATTATGACATACCTACCGAGCTGATACCCGGGTCAATCTATTTCCCGCGGTCTCCAAGTGTTGCGGCTAACTGAGGTTCTAACCTTGCAAGGTGACTGGTACTTGCCGCAATCAACCGCGAGTATGGTGCTCGATCACCGTCTGGCACCTCACCCAGCAGCTTCACTGCCGCAACGCGATGCGCGACCTCGCAGTCTAGGTCACCACCCAATCGGGCTGCCTCGGCGGCTAAGAGGAATGTGTGCATGCGCTGTTGGGGCCCTTCATCGACAGCTACTACAACTCTATACAACGACTGCCATGCAAGCGGAGCTATGCCGCGTTGGACCCACCC
This window harbors:
- the ruvB gene encoding Holliday junction branch migration DNA helicase RuvB, which encodes MSVDRILDTTLEDDESELEPQLRPQDFDNYIGQERLKTTLRLAIAAAKKRSEPIDHVLLHGPPGLGKTTMATVIANEMGTTIRITSGPAVERAGDLASLLTNLQDGDVLFIDEIHRLNRTVEEVLYSAMEDFKLDIMLGKGPTARSLRLDLPRFTVIGATTRTGNLAAPLRDRFGIIHRLEFYTPGEITRIIQRTSKILNVKIDPAAAKLLAQRSRLTPRIANRLLKRVRDYADVNGDGIIDMNVSNKALALLEIDELGLDSSDRMLLEAIIDHYAGGPVGVETLAALIAEERATIEDFYEPYLMQIGLLERTPRGRKVTPQTYSHLGKKTKRDPTQERLL
- the ruvA gene encoding Holliday junction branch migration protein RuvA, producing MIAHVSGEVVEKTSDAVIIDVGGIGYEIQVATGDFELAQLGKEIKLHTYDYLRENSHDLFGFSSLAAKRLFELLISVSGVGPRMALAVLSLGDVEMLRSALATADSPYVQRASGVGKRLAERITVDLKDKVGVPTASVSSHSGQQDDALEALLALGYSLQQANEALKDVDPSLGVQAKVKHALQKGIG